The region CTTTCTCGATATGGTGTGATTTACACGAAAAGACCTAACTTTCACGATATGGCGTGGTTTACACGAAAACGCTCAATTTTCACGATATGGCTTAATTTCCAAGGGTTTTAACAAATGCAAACACCTCCGGTCGCGATTGCTCCCGGTTCTGACACAACCGAACTGTGTGGCGATTGTTGTATAAATTCTGCGAGGTGGGGTTATGAAGAAACTACCAGTTGACCTTTCCTTCCTGCGAGGTGTCGATCTGGGCGAGTTCGACGCCTTCGTTAAAGAGGAATATTTTCAGATTGTCGAAAAGAAAATCGTGCGAGTCGGGATTGGAAACGTCGAGACCGTAGTGGTTGATGAGCTGCATCTGTTTCTTTTGCCATTCGGCCCAGCAGTCTTTGCAGATCTCGTCGGCAACGCGCTGGCCGAGTTCGTTGGGCATAGGCGGAAAACCAAGGGGCTCATTTTTTAGCCCGCAACGGGAACACTTAAATTTTTCACCAAATAAAGCCATGTTACTTACCGCCGAACATTCCGCTAAGACTGCCAAGCAATCCGCCGCCGCCTTCGCCACCGCCTCCACTGAGGAAGCTGTCGACATAACTGTTATACGGCGCCGGAACGCGTTCCTTCAAAAACCCTGCGACCGTTTCAACCGCTGCCTTTGCCTGCTCTTCGGTGATACCGGCTCGCTCCGACACTTGTTTGATCAATTCGTCCATAGCAAAAATTTTATCACGCTTCGCCGCTATTTGCTCGCGGCCTTTATTGCATTAAGAATATCCTCGTCGCTCGGTCGCATAAAGCCGATCGGGCGAACTTTTTGATACGCCAATTTGCCTTGCGCATCGATCACGAATTCAGAACGTGAAGTGCGGCCCGGTATAAGCGATTTCGCACCGTACAGATCTCTCACCTCGCCTTTTTCATCCGCCAAAAGCCGAAGCGGCAAGCTGTATTTATCGGCAAACTGTTTTTTCGACTCCACCGAGTTTGTCGAAATGCCAACGACCTCAGCACCCGTCGCCTGATAATCCGACCAGTGATCGCGCACGGAGCACATCTCCTTTGTACAAACCGGAGTATCGTCACCCGGATAAAACATCAGCACGACAACCTTGCCGCGATGATCAGAAAGCGTCCAATCGTTTCCGTTACCGTCCTTGAGTGTGAAGTTAGGTGCAGTGTCGCCAATGTTCATTTCTTCAAGTTCTCCTTAACCGTAAGTATAGCCGTAATAACAAACGGAAGTGTCGAAAGAAATATCTTGTAATTCAATGAAATAACACCCACAAAACTAATGAAAAAGAGCAAAACACCTAAACACGCGAGACCGATAAAGGTCATAATTTTGCTTGGCCTTTTTTGAAACAGCGTTATGAACAATATGATCTGTCCGAACAGCGGCATAAGCGTAAGTGGATGCGCAACGGACAGAGGATCGTTCACTAATCTCGAAAGAACCTCGCCCTCGCCCTGAAAAAGGAACATATGATTTTCCGTTCCCCACTCAAGGTATCCGAGTAGCGACGTAACAATAAGGCAGCCGTTCAAAATTCGTCGTTTCATGTTAGCCCCTGCTATTGAAAGTCCCTTATATCTTTAAATGGCTTATCCGCATCCGTAAAATCCGGCCGGTAATAGTGCGATGCCGATTCGTATTCTTGCATAAAGCCTTCTTCCATTCCCAGGGTTTCGAGCAGTGATACGGCTTGGAACCATTCGCCCTCGGAAATGCGGCGTGAGAGCAAGATGTATCGCTCGTCGGTCGCGGCTTTGTTGGTTGCGTAGTATTGAGCCATCAGCGAGATCGCGGTTTTGGGTGAAAGCTCGTCGCGTATCCAGCGGAGGTTTCCTTCGATGCCGGCGATGTCGTTTGGCAAAACTAACAACCGGATCATCAGGCCGCGTTTTAATAAGCCGTCGTCGTCAAAGACAAGTTCGTCGCCCATTTGGCGGTGCATTTCTTTGATCGCTGCGTGAGCGTGTTCTTTGTAATCGCGAACCTTTGAATATTGAAGTCCGGCGTCCGAATCGGCGTATTTCAGATCGGGCAGATAGACATCAACGATGCCGTCGAGCAGGCGCAAAACCTCCACAGAATCATAGGCATTTGTGTTGTAAACGATCGGAAGCCTCAGACCTTTTTCGGCGGCGATGAGAATCGCGCGAGCCATCTGCGGTGCGAAATGTGTGGGCGAGACGAAGCCGATGTTGTGACAACCGCGCTCCTGCAATTCGAGCATTATTTCGGCGAGACGTTCGTGGGTTATCTCGTTCTTTTTCTGTGTTTTCCAGGTTTGGGAGATCTGATAATTCTGGCAATAGACGCATCGGAGGTTGCAGTTGCCAAAGAAGATATTTCCCGCGCCTTTTGTGCCCGACAGGCAAGGTTCTTCGCCAAAATGAGCCGTGTAGCTCGATACGATAGGCAAACGGCCCGAGTAGCACGCAGCGATCTCATCTTTGAGCCGGTCATTGCCGCAATCTTTTGGGCAAACGGTGCACGACGCGAGCATGGCTTCAAGGGCTTCTACACGCGCCTTCAATTCACCTGATCTTAATAATCTTAGATAAGATGGCTTTACGACTGACATTACTTTAGTTTGCCTACTTCACAACACGACAATGATAACAACCTTTATGTCGACTATCCTTTTTATACCAACGATGCTTCTGCCCCACTAACTCACAGTCTTCCGGCGCTTCAGGATAAAATTGATTCAAATAATCATCGGGAACTAAATCACTGGTTCGCATTGCTGAATACACTTCAGTTTTATCGCCGACTTTTTCATCAAACAATTCAAAGACATCTACCAATGAAGCAAACTCACAATTTTCTAGATCCTTGCTGTATTGACGCGCATTCTTTTCCGCTTTTTCGATAGCTGAGTCTGAATTGTCTGCTTTAACCAGAAGTATCCTTTCTTCATATATTTGCCTTCGAGATTTCGTTTCAGGGTGCCGGAAAATACATTTTGCGGAGTACCAAGACTTTTTCATAAAGTTATTCTCCGCCAAAAGTGTCAGGTACTTTGGGTTCATTCTTGTCCTTAATTTTTGCGAGAGACGTTCCATTGTGTTTGCCGCGTCGTTGATATTTGCTCGCGACTTCTTTTGGCGCCACTTTGCGCGCGAGTTCCCACGTGAAGTCCATCTCAGCGTTAACAGTCGCGGTCGCCATTCGGGTTTCCCTGAGCATTTGCAGACTGCCCCAAAACAAGCACATTATTCCGATAATGCCGATCGGGATCGGCAGCCAGCGATAGTAACTGAAAAACGCCGCAATGGCGATGGTAACACTCGTGAGTACGAACATGCCCAAACCGTAATAGAACGCTGCCATCGCTCGCTGGAGTATGCGTGCGCGGCTCGTTACCTTGTCCAACAGATCGACGATCACCTCAACGCGTTTGTCATACAGCGGGACTTCATTCTTGTCTTCGAGATATATCAAATCGCTCAAACGCTCTTCTAGTTGGCGAACACGGTCAATGACGCGGCCCAACCGTGTCGAAGTCGAAAGCACAAGCGAACCCGTCGCCGAGATCAGCAACGCGGGCGTGACCATCGCCGTCAGAAATTCGATGGTCGAATTTAGAGCATCAGGATTAACAAGACTGTCGGGCATGTGATCATTTTACCGCAAAGACGCCGAGACGCAGAGGACGGAAAAGTAACATGGATAATTTGGATAATTATTTAGCTGCGTCCATCTGTGGGTCCAGAATTCAAAACGCGTTCGACTTCGCGGGTCATTTGTCCGGTGATCATATACCAGATCATCTTGAAATCGCTGATGAACGCCCAAAACGGATAACGAAAGCTAGCGGGTTTGTTCTTTTCGACAACGAAATGAGCGAACCAGGCAAAAGCGTAGCCAACGACAAAGAATATCGGAAAAAAATACCACTGGCTTCGAGCGGTGAAAAATATTAGTAATACAATCCCAAGCGAAGTGCCGACAAAATGCAGCAGCCTCGTAAGCGGCAAGCTATGTTCCGAGACATAGAAATCCCAAAATTCTGTATAGTTTTGCGGGTCCGAAGTCATATTCAGCTTGTGTTTCAGCCGAATAATAGTATTTTATGCCGCTTGTTTCAATTCGACAGGCTTTTTTCCGGCGTCAAAAACACGGATGTTTGTTGCCCAGCCAAATTTTTCAAAGATACGTATGGCGATCCAATTCATATCGAACTGATACCATTCGAGGCCGTGTCGTGCTGAGTTTGGCGACATGTGGTGATTGTTGTGCCAGCCTTCGCCAAATGTAAGCAGTGCGACGAACCAATTATTGGTTGAAAGGTCTCCTGTGTCGTGCGGACGTTTGCCGTATATGTGAGCAAGCGAATTAACAAACCAGGTCGTGTGCCAGCCAAAAACGACACGGGCAAACAAACCCCAAACGATCATCGTCCAACCGCCTAGTGCAAACAAAACAAGAGCTGAAACGATAATAGGCACGTAGTAAAAACGTGAGATCAAAACGTGGCCCTTATCCTTGAGCAGATCGGGAACATAACGTTTCAAAGTTGCTTCGTCGTGGTCCTGCGCCTTGCCCCAAAAAACCCAACCGATCTGCGGCCACCAAAAGCCGGAGCGAGCGGAATGCGGATCTTTTTCCGTATCAACAAATGCATGATGAATACGATGCGTCGCGATCCATTTATCCGGCGGATCCTGCATAGACATCGTCGCAAAAATAGACAACAAATATTCGAGCCATTTTGGTGCCTTAAAGCTACGATGCGTCAGTAAACGATGCCATCCCAAACCTACGCCGAGGCTGCCGACGATCCAGTTGCCGATCAGCAAAGCTGCCAGATTCTGCCAGCTAAATGTAAAAAACACAGGAATTGCCATCAAATGAAACGATGTTACGATCACAACATTTTTCCAGTTGACACTGAGGGTCGGCTTCTCGAATTCGAGGACGTTTTGCATTAAGAATAAAATGACCAGCTAAAATACGACAGTTTTAGAGTAACAGGTCGAAGGGAAATGGTTTGTAATAGTTGGGTAAGAATGTCGTTAGAATTTAACTCTTACGAATTCAGCAACACCAACTCCGACGAGACTGCAAACTATCTCAAGTCCGATACCGAGAAGCGAAAACACCACGACAGCAATAAGCACACAAACGACCGGGCTGAGTTGTTTCTTCGTTAGAGAACCGACAAGAAAATAGGCTCCGGTGCTTGAGAGGATCACAACCATCAACGCCATTAAAATATAGGCTCCAAGCCCCCACATCGCGTCGCTCTCGCTGTATCCGTTCATCGCTAACAGCATGGAAAAGAAGATCACAACACCGGTGGCGAGCCCTGCGATCATCGTGATCAGAAATGCTGTTATCTTTGCAGTCATGTTTCTTACGTGTTGAGTTCCGGCAAAAATATTTCGGCCATCATACACCTTGCGCTTCCGCCGCCTAAGGTCTCGATCGTCGGGATCGGGATCGGAAGCAACTCGCAATATTTTTCCAAAACCGCTATTTGATCGTTTCTTAACGAATCAAAAGCACTTTGAGATTGCACTAAATATACTTTTCCGTTCTCGCCCGAAACCGCCAACATATTGCCGGCAAAGTTGTTCATCTGATCGAAACTGATATCAATAATTTCGAGGCCGCAATTTTTCAAAGAGTTGATAATAGCTGTTTTTTTGATTTCGTTTTCGATGCTTTCAAGACAAACTACCGCAAAACCAACGCCGATGCACATCATCACGTTTGTATGATAGATCGCTTTGCCATCTGCGTCTACGGCGTGGAAACTCACCGGTGCGTAGCCTAAGATTTCCGAAACTTTGTTGAAAAGCCCCGCATCTGTCCGCGCTGACAAACATGCATAAGCAATTTTGTTAGCGTGGTCAAAAACTATGCTACCAGTCCCTTCGAGAAAGCGGTTTTCTTTTTCAAAGTGCGAGAGATCGATGATCTTTTCGACGTGAAATTCTCGTCCGAGAGTTTCAATAATATCCATCCGCCTCTCACTGCGGCGGTTAACCGCACACATCGGATAGAGAATTACCGTCCCGTCAGCATGAAACGAAACCCAATTGTTCGGAAAAATCGCGTCATCTTTCTGAGGCATTTCAGTATCCTCAAAAACACGAATGTTGATGCCTTTCGAATACAGGGCTTCGGCAAATTGATCAAATGCCGCTAGGGCGTTTTGTTTGATTAGATTTTCATCTAGATCTTCCGCTTTGTTTTGAAATTCGTTGGATTTAGCAGTTTCGGGGTTGTATCCAAAATTCTGCGGACGAATGAGAAGTATGTTTCTGGCAAGTGGCATTAAATATCCTTTTTAATTGTATTGTCTGCGGGGTTGCTTCGGTGGCCAATGTACCAACCCAGTGACAGTGCTCCAATTTGAACGAAACCAAATATCGAGAGCGGTAGAATTAAGTACTCTTTATCCAGTAGGCGTGACTCGTGAAGCAAGGCGCGGTCATACTGAACCAGACTTCCAGAAAATTCTAACCAGAAGGGGAGAATCGATCCAAATACACCAGAAATTAAGGCGGAAACATATAGAAACTTTCTTACTGCAAATTGCTGCCAAATTGAGACATAGGTCGCTGCCAAAGCAAGCATTAGAAAAGGAAGTATTGGCGTGACTGGATCCGCGCCCGTAGTTCCCCCGCCTTTAATGTAAACAGCAAACAAGATCAGAATTTGAATTGCGCTACTAAGGACAAACCCAATCACCAGAATAATTGTCCAGAAATTCCTTTTCACATCCTCATTCCTAAAATAATTTCCAATGCTAATCCGCAAACGCCACACTCAATTGTTTTAGAGGCATCGACTTCTTTGTGTCGATATCATCAATCCCATCACGGTTTATATAGTTGTAAAGGATATCTCGCTGTTGGGGCGTGAAGCCGGCTTCGCGGATCTGGTAGCGGAGGTCGCGTTCGTTGGCTTCGTTGTCGGCACCGGCGGCGGAGACTACGTTTTCTTCGATCATGATCGAGCCCATGTCGTCAGCACCGAAGCGGAGAGCGGTCTGACCGAGTTTTAGGCCTTGGGTTAGCCACGAGGCTTGGATGTGTTGGACGTTGTCGAGAAAGAGGCGCGAGACGGCGAGCATTTGAAGGTAATCGATGCCGGTTGGCTCTTCTTTTATTTTGCGCCCCAAAGCGGTATTTTCACGTTGGAATGTCCACGGGATAAATGCGGTAAATTCGCCGCCGGTGCCATTTTCCGCTTTTAGAGCAAGCGATTCGTCCTGCACGTCGCGGATACGCTG is a window of Chloracidobacterium sp. DNA encoding:
- a CDS encoding DUF2721 domain-containing protein; the encoded protein is MPDSLVNPDALNSTIEFLTAMVTPALLISATGSLVLSTSTRLGRVIDRVRQLEERLSDLIYLEDKNEVPLYDKRVEVIVDLLDKVTSRARILQRAMAAFYYGLGMFVLTSVTIAIAAFFSYYRWLPIPIGIIGIMCLFWGSLQMLRETRMATATVNAEMDFTWELARKVAPKEVASKYQRRGKHNGTSLAKIKDKNEPKVPDTFGGE
- a CDS encoding DUF962 domain-containing protein — encoded protein: MTSDPQNYTEFWDFYVSEHSLPLTRLLHFVGTSLGIVLLIFFTARSQWYFFPIFFVVGYAFAWFAHFVVEKNKPASFRYPFWAFISDFKMIWYMITGQMTREVERVLNSGPTDGRS
- a CDS encoding amidinotransferase; this translates as MPLARNILLIRPQNFGYNPETAKSNEFQNKAEDLDENLIKQNALAAFDQFAEALYSKGINIRVFEDTEMPQKDDAIFPNNWVSFHADGTVILYPMCAVNRRSERRMDIIETLGREFHVEKIIDLSHFEKENRFLEGTGSIVFDHANKIAYACLSARTDAGLFNKVSEILGYAPVSFHAVDADGKAIYHTNVMMCIGVGFAVVCLESIENEIKKTAIINSLKNCGLEIIDISFDQMNNFAGNMLAVSGENGKVYLVQSQSAFDSLRNDQIAVLEKYCELLPIPIPTIETLGGGSARCMMAEIFLPELNT
- a CDS encoding fatty acid desaturase, whose translation is MQNVLEFEKPTLSVNWKNVVIVTSFHLMAIPVFFTFSWQNLAALLIGNWIVGSLGVGLGWHRLLTHRSFKAPKWLEYLLSIFATMSMQDPPDKWIATHRIHHAFVDTEKDPHSARSGFWWPQIGWVFWGKAQDHDEATLKRYVPDLLKDKGHVLISRFYYVPIIVSALVLFALGGWTMIVWGLFARVVFGWHTTWFVNSLAHIYGKRPHDTGDLSTNNWFVALLTFGEGWHNNHHMSPNSARHGLEWYQFDMNWIAIRIFEKFGWATNIRVFDAGKKPVELKQAA
- a CDS encoding radical SAM protein translates to MSVVKPSYLRLLRSGELKARVEALEAMLASCTVCPKDCGNDRLKDEIAACYSGRLPIVSSYTAHFGEEPCLSGTKGAGNIFFGNCNLRCVYCQNYQISQTWKTQKKNEITHERLAEIMLELQERGCHNIGFVSPTHFAPQMARAILIAAEKGLRLPIVYNTNAYDSVEVLRLLDGIVDVYLPDLKYADSDAGLQYSKVRDYKEHAHAAIKEMHRQMGDELVFDDDGLLKRGLMIRLLVLPNDIAGIEGNLRWIRDELSPKTAISLMAQYYATNKAATDERYILLSRRISEGEWFQAVSLLETLGMEEGFMQEYESASHYYRPDFTDADKPFKDIRDFQ
- a CDS encoding peroxiredoxin, with amino-acid sequence MNIGDTAPNFTLKDGNGNDWTLSDHRGKVVVLMFYPGDDTPVCTKEMCSVRDHWSDYQATGAEVVGISTNSVESKKQFADKYSLPLRLLADEKGEVRDLYGAKSLIPGRTSRSEFVIDAQGKLAYQKVRPIGFMRPSDEDILNAIKAASK
- a CDS encoding DUF4288 domain-containing protein; the protein is MKKSWYSAKCIFRHPETKSRRQIYEERILLVKADNSDSAIEKAEKNARQYSKDLENCEFASLVDVFELFDEKVGDKTEVYSAMRTSDLVPDDYLNQFYPEAPEDCELVGQKHRWYKKDSRHKGCYHCRVVK
- a CDS encoding oxidative damage protection protein; the encoded protein is MALFGEKFKCSRCGLKNEPLGFPPMPNELGQRVADEICKDCWAEWQKKQMQLINHYGLDVSNPDSHDFLFDNLKIFLFNEGVELAQIDTSQEGKVNW